The following proteins come from a genomic window of Candidatus Poribacteria bacterium:
- a CDS encoding O-antigen ligase family protein — protein MRIGGNATRNAMEGGYMEMRVIYPTRLTEPQGKIKKRILPFVICLVFGYIIGGYSDTPLPLLSLLVATCVFVFFGMELAVYLLLIALPFSFRYILPGRFEIQTPTEPLLGMLAVVYCARRILDRTLRKDKPQNTFPFLVPLCLYIFVTFLSAINTPDLFGTLKGALRATAYMLFSVVVHAVIQNRTSLKRLFIASFPSAAVAVIWTVVVLVYHIDAWQWTSAYRSAPFTNYSVYGAFTALFFLVCLSRLLFDNSEYDRVLWTAWFVCFGVGLLMCFSRGVWLSVIVAIGFMLLQLGKGVTHKKIVFIGAACLLLLVCLNLPGIYNILIERITSAVDLSYASNRARLLRWGQAFVMFAENPILGKGYGAFAMLYEEDIALVGSYTAQYQLGAHSEYLQVIAELGIVGFGIWVWLNLAFLRYGFRALKTLDVGFYRAIVIGLMAAEISLMVHFTVNNLLNGDAIGIPFWGIYGLLPAVVQMAHREKTTIETGPRF, from the coding sequence GTGAGGATAGGCGGAAACGCAACCCGTAATGCAATGGAGGGCGGATATATGGAAATGCGCGTTATTTACCCAACCCGCCTCACCGAACCGCAAGGTAAAATTAAAAAACGAATTCTCCCATTTGTTATCTGTCTCGTATTCGGCTATATCATCGGCGGTTACTCGGATACGCCCCTCCCACTTCTCAGCTTGCTGGTTGCCACCTGTGTTTTCGTCTTTTTCGGCATGGAACTTGCGGTCTATCTGCTATTAATCGCGTTGCCATTTTCATTTCGCTACATCCTCCCAGGTCGCTTTGAGATTCAAACACCGACAGAACCGCTCTTAGGGATGCTCGCCGTTGTTTACTGTGCGCGGCGAATACTCGATCGGACACTCCGGAAGGACAAACCGCAAAACACCTTCCCTTTTCTCGTCCCACTTTGCCTCTACATCTTTGTTACATTCCTTTCTGCAATCAACACCCCCGATCTTTTTGGCACCCTGAAAGGGGCACTCCGTGCGACAGCCTACATGTTGTTTAGTGTGGTAGTACACGCCGTCATCCAAAACAGGACTTCCCTGAAACGGCTTTTTATTGCCAGTTTTCCATCGGCGGCGGTTGCTGTCATCTGGACAGTTGTTGTTCTCGTTTATCACATAGATGCTTGGCAGTGGACGAGCGCGTATCGGAGCGCGCCGTTTACGAATTATTCTGTTTATGGTGCGTTTACTGCACTCTTCTTCCTCGTCTGCCTGAGTCGTCTCCTCTTTGACAATAGTGAGTACGACCGTGTGCTCTGGACGGCGTGGTTCGTATGCTTCGGTGTGGGTCTCCTCATGTGCTTTTCGCGTGGGGTCTGGCTATCAGTGATTGTTGCGATCGGTTTCATGCTATTGCAACTGGGGAAAGGCGTTACACATAAAAAGATTGTGTTTATCGGTGCTGCATGCCTTCTCTTACTGGTGTGTCTGAATTTGCCCGGTATCTACAACATTCTCATTGAACGTATTACATCCGCGGTGGATCTCAGTTACGCCTCAAACCGAGCGCGCCTCTTACGATGGGGACAGGCATTCGTGATGTTCGCTGAAAACCCTATTTTGGGTAAGGGATATGGTGCGTTTGCGATGTTGTACGAGGAAGACATCGCACTTGTTGGAAGCTACACGGCACAGTACCAACTCGGGGCACACAGTGAATACCTCCAAGTGATAGCGGAATTGGGGATTGTTGGATTCGGTATATGGGTATGGCTGAACCTTGCCTTCTTACGCTACGGTTTCCGTGCCCTCAAAACGTTAGATGTTGGCTTTTATCGTGCCATTGTCATTGGATTGATGGCGGCAGAAATTTCATTGATGGTGCATTTTACAGTGAACAATCTGCTAAACGGTGATGCCATCGGGATCCCTTTCTGGGGTATCTATGGACTACTGCCGGCTGTTGTACAAATGGCACACCGCGAAAAGACTACAATCGAAACTGGACCAAGATTTTAG